The proteins below are encoded in one region of Acidobacteriota bacterium:
- the feoB gene encoding ferrous iron transport protein B, whose translation MHRRRRGEKGRRLILVGNPNVGKSVIFSHFTGRYATVSNYPGTTVEICSGEMRLRGEDYSVIDTPGVNSLIPSSEDERVTRDLLLAEGRKARIIQVADAKNLRRALFLSLQLAEMGLSFILDLNMEDEANARGVKIDRDKLARILGVPIITTIAPRGKGVVKLKEQIGKESKPKITFRYSPLIEEGIRRITAILPSLPISRRALALMILAGDRSLIPFLRRYLPPTTIAKLERIRFNLQNHFPAPLHVVINRERLLFVDRIIDQVLIKEKRKEPSTFLKRLEDLSMRPFPGIPILVGVLFLVYEFVGVLGAGIVADFMEKTLFGSWINPALASFISKLTSNKFVYGMLVGKYGMLTMALTYAFGVILPVITFFFLTFAILEDSGYLPRMAVMSNRVFRWMGLNGKAVLPLILGLGCDTMATITARTLDTKRERIIVTFLLALGIPCSAQLGVIMALIAPLPPSIFLIWFFVVLLVIFTAGFLANKLLPGEPSDFIMELPPMRVPFLRNIGVKTFARIEWYLKEVVPIFIIATFFLFILDQLKILPVIERIATPLTVSWLHLPPETAKAFIMGFFRRDYGAAGLFSLASEGLLSNRQILVSIITITLFVPCIANFLIIIKERGIKTALAVLGLVIPIAFLVGGVVERILSILG comes from the coding sequence ATGCACAGGAGAAGAAGAGGGGAAAAAGGAAGGAGGCTCATCCTGGTGGGAAACCCCAATGTGGGGAAGAGTGTCATCTTTTCCCATTTCACTGGAAGGTATGCCACCGTCTCCAACTACCCAGGCACTACCGTGGAGATATGCTCGGGGGAGATGAGGCTTAGGGGTGAGGATTACTCGGTTATCGATACCCCTGGGGTTAACAGCCTCATCCCCTCTTCTGAGGACGAACGGGTGACTCGAGATCTCCTATTGGCTGAAGGGAGGAAGGCAAGGATCATCCAGGTAGCTGACGCCAAAAACCTGAGGCGAGCTTTATTTCTATCGCTTCAGCTCGCCGAGATGGGGCTCTCCTTCATCCTCGACCTCAATATGGAGGATGAAGCCAATGCTCGTGGGGTAAAGATCGACCGGGATAAGCTTGCTCGGATACTGGGGGTCCCCATAATAACCACTATTGCCCCAAGAGGAAAGGGAGTGGTCAAGTTAAAGGAACAGATAGGCAAAGAAAGCAAACCCAAGATCACCTTCCGTTATAGCCCCCTGATCGAAGAGGGGATAAGGAGAATAACCGCCATTCTCCCTTCCCTCCCTATATCCCGCAGGGCACTTGCCCTGATGATCCTCGCTGGGGACAGAAGCCTCATTCCCTTTCTCAGGCGTTACCTGCCTCCGACTACTATCGCTAAACTGGAACGAATAAGATTCAACCTCCAAAACCATTTCCCTGCCCCCCTCCATGTGGTCATCAATCGGGAACGCCTTCTCTTCGTCGATAGGATAATAGACCAGGTGTTGATAAAAGAAAAAAGGAAGGAGCCATCCACCTTTCTAAAAAGGTTGGAAGACCTCTCAATGCGTCCCTTCCCCGGCATCCCCATCTTAGTGGGGGTTTTATTCCTTGTTTATGAGTTTGTAGGGGTTTTAGGAGCAGGCATTGTCGCCGATTTTATGGAGAAAACCTTATTTGGCAGTTGGATAAACCCTGCCTTAGCATCGTTCATATCGAAGCTAACCAGCAACAAATTCGTCTATGGAATGCTGGTGGGAAAATATGGGATGCTCACTATGGCACTTACCTACGCCTTTGGGGTAATTCTTCCCGTTATCACCTTCTTTTTCCTCACCTTCGCCATTCTTGAGGATTCAGGATATCTCCCTCGGATGGCGGTGATGAGCAACCGGGTATTTCGCTGGATGGGGCTGAACGGCAAGGCGGTCCTTCCTCTGATCCTGGGGCTCGGCTGTGATACGATGGCGACCATAACTGCTCGCACCCTCGATACAAAAAGAGAGAGGATAATCGTCACCTTCCTCCTTGCTCTGGGGATACCCTGTTCCGCTCAGCTTGGAGTAATAATGGCGCTCATTGCCCCGCTTCCTCCCTCTATATTCCTCATCTGGTTTTTCGTCGTCCTTTTAGTGATCTTCACCGCCGGCTTTTTAGCCAACAAGCTACTTCCAGGGGAACCATCCGATTTCATAATGGAACTTCCCCCGATGAGGGTCCCCTTTTTGAGAAATATAGGGGTAAAGACTTTCGCTCGGATCGAGTGGTACCTGAAGGAGGTGGTTCCCATCTTCATCATCGCCACCTTCTTCCTTTTCATTCTCGATCAACTAAAGATCCTTCCCGTTATCGAGCGGATCGCCACCCCGCTTACCGTGAGCTGGCTTCATCTCCCCCCAGAGACGGCAAAGGCGTTCATTATGGGCTTCTTCAGGCGCGATTACGGAGCAGCGGGACTTTTTTCTCTCGCTTCAGAGGGGCTCTTATCAAACCGCCAGATCCTGGTAAGCATCATCACCATAACCCTATTTGTCCCTTGTATTGCCAACTTCCTCATCATCATCAAAGAACGGGGGATAAAGACCGCTCTCGCTGTGCTTGGATTGGTGATCCCCATCGCCTTCCTCGTTGGAGGAGTGGTGGAAAGGATACTCTCCATCTTAGGGTAA
- a CDS encoding metal-dependent transcriptional regulator, whose protein sequence is MTDQELDELLEAIWTIEEEEKEVSPTNLKKTVHHLKDLNALILNAEREGLIEKEGSVIALTKKGRKRAENIIRRHRLAERLLADAFALPNKTVESTACEFEHILTPEVTDSICTFLGHPRTCPHGKPIPPGRCCKRFELTVKSIVLPLSELDPGGEGKVLFIGTKVPARLERLSVLGLVPGSLIRLRQKKPSVVVEIGETTIALDEGIAREIYVKRVKEEESEEKQT, encoded by the coding sequence ATGACTGATCAGGAATTGGATGAGCTCCTCGAAGCTATCTGGACCATCGAGGAGGAGGAAAAGGAAGTATCTCCGACCAATCTTAAGAAAACGGTTCATCATCTGAAGGACCTGAATGCTCTTATCCTCAACGCGGAAAGGGAAGGATTGATAGAGAAGGAGGGGTCGGTGATAGCGCTCACTAAAAAGGGAAGAAAAAGAGCGGAAAACATCATAAGAAGACATAGACTGGCGGAAAGGCTCCTCGCTGACGCCTTCGCCTTACCCAACAAAACGGTGGAAAGCACCGCCTGTGAATTCGAGCACATCCTCACTCCTGAGGTAACCGATAGCATCTGCACCTTCTTAGGTCATCCAAGAACCTGTCCCCATGGAAAACCGATACCCCCTGGAAGATGTTGCAAGCGGTTCGAGTTGACGGTGAAATCAATAGTACTACCCCTATCCGAACTCGATCCTGGGGGAGAAGGGAAGGTTCTCTTTATCGGCACCAAGGTACCCGCGAGGCTGGAAAGATTATCGGTATTGGGGCTCGTCCCTGGCTCCCTCATCCGCCTCCGTCAGAAGAAGCCCTCGGTGGTGGTGGAAATAGGAGAAACAACCATCGCTCTCGATGAAGGGATAGCCAGGGAGATCTATGTGAAAAGGGTTAAGGAGGAAGAAAGTGAGGAGAAACAAACTTGA